One Triticum dicoccoides isolate Atlit2015 ecotype Zavitan chromosome 4B, WEW_v2.0, whole genome shotgun sequence genomic window carries:
- the LOC119294771 gene encoding protein OPAQUE10-like: MRRGPQQQQQQGEPAAPGTGAGVVRVDKASPASSFRQLDDAFLQKQTKIWLGEVLHVRFDEDILVADLLGDGELLFQVSKVIWKRLLRKNKEQLKQSKVYIYERPSFGKTNGKYTPYPKVDSFLKVCQTLGLAGIDLFTPSDVVEKRNVRKVCMCIRSLSKKAGMMQLNVPDFDVVTHTIAMPNYIVGGIRRSLEQPQCSSSCSSGHSPRAISKSIFEGQNDEQSDRHYDSDEAESSLFVLGPQDSLDDDKLSELLQLGDAPKEEREGYGDSGHEMPEEKSLAESAGSLEAGVMDADTRNSTPFHENLLSPTDRCSTTRTNKCSLSSEESDSINSYLASDSCKNDLDGPPVKVSERIHDGHVEPSHDSVQGNGKIFTDHPEKDDSASQELKHEFSTKDHMDACKSDEPGTTESNSNAQGTGNNAPKSGKGVLKSVAGGITLIGAVFLVAHLRRSKGISFTTILPSLSEKSIQSDSRANNVDNGKTTEVYPGGWLKV, from the exons AAACAAACAAAAATCTGGCTTGGCGAAGTTCTCCATGTCAGGTTTGATGAAGACATTTTGGTAGCAGACCTCCTAGGTGACGGGGAATTGCT ATTTCAAGTTTCCAAAGTGATATGGAAGAGGCTACTCAGAAAGAACAAAGAACAACTCAAGCAATCAAAAGTATATATTTATGAGAGGCCATCTTTTGGTAAAACTAACGGGAAATATACTCCATATCCAAAAGTAGACTCGTTTCTAAAG gTATGCCAAACCCTTGGATTAGCTGGAATTGATTTGTTTACCCCTTCTGATGTGGTCGAGAAAAGAAATGTTCGGAAAGTGTGTATGTGCATACGCTCACTGTCTAAAAAGGCTGGCATGATGCAGCTGAAC GTGCCTGATTTTGATGTTGTAACCCACACAATAGCCATGCCCAACTATATTGTTGGAGGCATCCGCAGAAGTCTGGAGCAGCCACAATGCAGTTCATCTTGTTCGAGTGGGCACAGTCCGCGTGCCATTTCTAAA AGCATATTTGAAGGACAGAATGATGAACAAAGCGACCGACATTATGACTCTGATGAAGCAGAGAGCAGTCTCTTTGTGCTAGGGCCTCAGGATTCTCTTGATGACGACAAACTTTCCGAGCTTTTGCAGTTGGGCGATGCCCCCAAGGAAGAAAGAGAAGGCTATGGAGACAGTGGGCATGAAATGCCCGAGGAGAAGTCGCTAGCCGAATCAGCGGGATCACTTGAAGCTGGTGTTATGGATGCTGATACTAGGAATTCGACTCCTTTTCATGAGAACCTACTCTCACCAACAGATCGGTGTTCAACAACTAGAACAAATAAATGTTCACTAAGTTCAGAAGAATCAGACTCCATAAACAGTTATTTAGCTTCCGACAGTTGCAAGAATGATTTGGACGGTCCTCCTGTCAAAGTGTCCGAAAGGATTCATGATGGACACGTCGAACCTTCACATGATTCTGTTCAGGGAAATGGGAAAATATTCACTGACCATCCAGAAAAAGATGACAGCGCAAGCCAAGAGCTGAAACATGAATTCAGCACTAAGGATCACATG GACGCTTGCAAATCTGACGAACCGGGAACAACTGAAAGCAACAGCAATGCTCAGGGGACCGGGAACAATGCTCCCAAATCAGGGAAAGGGGTGCTGAAGTCAGTTGCTGGAGGGATCACGCTCATCGGCGCCGTGTTCTTAGTAGCTCATCTCAG GAGGAGCAAGGGGATAAGCTTTACAACTATTTTGCCTTCACTTTCTGAGAAATCAATTCAGAGCGACTCGAGGGCGAACAATGTGGACAACGGAAAGACAACCGAGGTGTATCCAGGCGGCTGGCTCAAGGTTTGA